One genomic segment of Rivularia sp. PCC 7116 includes these proteins:
- a CDS encoding tellurite resistance TerB family protein codes for MDKYDKYFKSENILKQPLTREEAVATVALITTAADSSLEEVDIEFLVDILWGFEIFEEYSDEDLLEMLDKLLNIAEQNEIGALFNAANDKLEDEFLEDAFAAGVSVIVDEEEMHIPRTKMPLLKSLQEALDIENEEAEEIIEDVIAAFEEAELEELLDSEDETIHDMGFTIESYESPIGNFTVPIPVKPHQGGKVQSQEGTVSFSDDEGSFLRIDYYSLPSKQMEEMEIIGQEEYLKSTLVNKYVPEEIVANLPEAQVEYNEYMTQTLEGAYFVLLYMPDGSRTYKTGNNGTATKLDAYRGLIAFINGDFLYIVSSQRTFLDGRTSNFMKQEAVALKQMILDFVETMEFS; via the coding sequence ATGGACAAATACGATAAATATTTTAAATCAGAAAACATATTAAAACAGCCATTGACTCGAGAAGAAGCAGTGGCTACAGTCGCACTAATAACTACTGCTGCCGATTCGTCTTTAGAAGAGGTAGATATAGAATTTTTAGTCGATATACTTTGGGGATTCGAGATTTTTGAAGAATATTCGGATGAAGATTTATTAGAAATGCTTGATAAGCTTCTAAATATAGCCGAACAGAATGAAATAGGAGCGCTGTTTAATGCTGCGAATGACAAACTTGAAGATGAATTTTTAGAAGATGCTTTTGCTGCTGGGGTTAGTGTAATTGTAGATGAAGAAGAAATGCATATCCCCAGAACAAAAATGCCTCTGCTAAAAAGCTTACAGGAAGCTTTAGATATTGAAAATGAAGAAGCAGAAGAAATTATCGAAGATGTAATTGCTGCCTTCGAGGAAGCTGAATTAGAAGAATTACTTGATTCGGAAGATGAAACTATACATGATATGGGCTTTACTATAGAGTCATATGAATCTCCAATAGGTAACTTTACAGTTCCGATTCCAGTAAAGCCCCATCAAGGCGGTAAAGTTCAAAGTCAAGAAGGTACAGTTAGTTTTTCTGATGATGAAGGTAGTTTTCTCAGAATAGATTATTATTCCTTGCCTTCTAAACAAATGGAAGAAATGGAAATCATTGGGCAAGAGGAATATCTGAAATCGACTCTGGTAAATAAATATGTTCCTGAAGAAATAGTCGCGAATTTGCCAGAAGCACAGGTTGAATATAACGAGTATATGACTCAAACCCTAGAAGGCGCTTACTTTGTACTGCTTTATATGCCTGATGGTTCAAGAACTTACAAAACAGGAAACAATGGTACTGCAACCAAATTAGATGCTTATCGAGGATTAATCGCGTTTATTAATGGCGACTTTCTTTATATAGTAAGCAGTCAGCGAACATTTTTAGATGGCAGAACTTCTAATTTTATGAAGCAAGAAGCTGTTGCACTCAAGCAAATGATTTTAGATTTTGTCGAAACTATGGAATTTAGTTAA